The Hordeum vulgare subsp. vulgare chromosome 7H, MorexV3_pseudomolecules_assembly, whole genome shotgun sequence DNA window ACATAATATATGGCCCAATAGGCCTAAAAGTAAGCCCATGAGGCTAAAATTATACAGCTTAACGTGTTAATCGGGCCAACAGGCCATCCCGTTTAGTAACCGGATCGTCCCTCGGCCTGAAGGCGCATCCCACGGGCTGGCACGGCACGACCCGATTACTAAACATGGCTCGGCGGGCCGTGCCGGGCGAGACACGTTTAGCACGgaccgtttggccaggtatgggGGTCTTCTTTCTGTTTCAAACACCCCTAGATTCGAGAAAAATTACAACGTTTGCCACTGAGTGTATATTCGCACTTTCCTCCCTTGATTTTCCTCTCCCCTCCCGACTCGTCTCCATCCGCGACGGAGCGGCGGCCTAGGGTttgcgccgcgccgccgccggctcCCTGCGGCCGCCGTGCCCTCCCCGCCGACCAGTCCTCCGCGACGCCGGCTGCCTCTCTACTCCCGCCGAAGATACCCGCACCTCCCGAGGAGGCCAGGACTCGTGCCGCTGGCCCCATCCGCCGCCCCCCACCCTCAAAGgtgctttttttttcttcttcttcttgtcatgCTTGTATCTCCTGAAAGATCAGAAGTAATTGCATGCGTCTGTTGCTGGTATGTAGGAAATTTCATGCCAACTTGTCATACAATTGATGAATTGTCTGAAATTTCATCTTCAACTGAACCTTTTGTTCTGCAGTTGGTATTCTTCTGAACCAGAAATCCTTGGAGCCTCTTGTTTGGATCATTATTCATGTATGTAATCTCGATGAAGTGAAAGTGAATTATATCTGCGGAGTTAAATATTTGAAGGGGAAATAAACTTTATGGGTATATATATCTTCCGGTACTAGAGTGTAATTTCTTCTTCTAAAATGCAGCATCATCGCAGAACAACAGAGGAAGCATGACAGAGGGTGGTATTGTGGTGGCCATTTGCCAACACGGCGGGGAGTTCACTTCTGGCCCCAACGGGAATTTGGTCTACAAAGGGGGAGAAGCTCACGCCGTTGACGTCTCTCGGGAGATGCCACTGGACAGCTTCAAGGACGAGGTGTCCAAGGTGTTCCATGTCGATGTCACCGATATGTCGTTCAAATACTTTCTGCCGAACAATAACAGAACGCTCATCACAATCTCATGTGATCGGGATTTGCAACGGATGGTTGATTTTACTGCTAGTGCTGCACAAGTAGACGTTTTTGTCATTAGTACAGGGGAGAACAGGTTTGTCTTGTTCTACTGTTTTCTGTAGCCTTTTTTATAGTTCATCTAGAAGAGCCAATATCAAGCATCTCCTGATGTGATGCACATTTTTTGTTATACTGGCTAGGAGTGTCGTAACGTACACTGGACCTTCCACTGTTAAAGCTGGATCTAACGCACAGGGTGACAAAAGGAAAAGGCTACCTTCCAAAAACAAGTAGGTGCTACTGTCCTGATTCTATTTTTCTAgtgttattattattcttttcacATTATACTAAAtagtctgtgtgtgtgtgtgtgtccaggGCATCCAAAAGTAACAAGAAGACCCCAAATGCTACTGGTGCTGCAGTTCAAGCTAATACTCATGATGTCAATCAACCAAGACCGGCGGCGACTATAAATGATTACAATGAGTACATTTCTGTTGCTACATCTTTGCATTTATGTTGTGCCCTTGGTTGCTACCTATTATGACATGTACCTTGGTTACAATCTATTGTGACCTTCAAAACAGAAATCGGAAATTTAGAATCCCTATTTTTTAGTGTAGCCTATTCTGCAGTCAATTAAATATATGCCTACATCAAGAAGCGCAGATTGCCTACATTATTTGATGGAGTATATAGTTCTaccactaattccatcattttcatTTATTCATGTGTGGTGAAATTTCTAGTTAAATCTCGCCAGTACCTTGGTTTATAGCATCATTTTGTTTATGAAACAGATCATGCCACTGAAGAATTAGTTAAGCCATGGACTCATAACATGGTTTTATAAGCATTTACTAATTTCTTTCTTCCCCTTTCTTTCAATTATGGCAAGTGCTAATACATACCTACTCGTTCGTagcccatgttatagctgttgatTCTCACCTAGTTTCCTGTATGACGCTTTCTGTACTTCACATTGTTACTTGAATGGTTTTATGTTCTGATTGCATTCCTTCTTTTTTGCAGTCTCTTCATTTTGCTGTTACTGCTACTTTTGTTGTTCCTCTTTCATTTCGAGGACTCACAGATTTGTCTTTATGAACCTTTCTTAGTTTGATCAGTTAATGCTTAATGAACTGTTAGTTCAATGTAGATAGATGTCCCTCTTGCAGCCACATGATTACGTGTATATTATATTATTATCCGTTGGTTAGACTGTTATGCATGATTACTTTTCTTGTAGATTGTAAGGGTCAATCATTCTACTTGTGATATGATGCTGTTTGAAAGAAATAATTTATTGTCCTTGATGAAACTAGGGATTTTCAACTAGAATTTGGGCATGATGTTGCCTTTGTCACCACAACCGAAGCTGTTTCCTCTGCCCCAGATGTTATGAGTCAGGAGAAGCTTGCTCTCGTTGATACCACACAAAGGTAGTCATCTAGTCAAATCCTGTCTTGTGCTTTACAAAGTTTGTGAAAAAGCAAGTTCCAAATATCCTTGCGTGGCTTTTGCAGGGAACTAATTGGGCCTTTTGATGATTCAATCAATGCATATGATGGTTCCGAGATCATAATAGATCCTCCGCAGGAACTTACCAATAACCCCACTATGTTCTGGGATGACATTATTAAAGGTGTTGGTCAAGAATTTGATAATGTGAAGGATTTCCGAGCTCAGTTGTGCAAATATTCCATCAGTAAAGGATTTGCGTACCGATTCATAAAAAATGAAACCACCAGAGTCACTGTGAAGTGTGTTGGGGATGGCTGCACCTGGcgattgcatgcatccgagtcatCTCGTAGCAAGAAGTTTGTTATCAAGAAAATGACTGATGTGCACACATgtggaggagaaggtggagaggGTCAGCGGCGAGCAACAAGGCAGTGGCTGACTACCATCATTAAGGAGAAACTGCGTGTGAACTCATTACTCAAGCCGAAGGACCTTGTCAAGGAAATATATGAAGAATACGGAGTTCTGCTGACCTATTCACAGGTTTGGCGAGGTAGAGAAGTGGCGCAGAAGGAGATGTTTCATGTTATGAGGGAGACATTTGGCCATTTGCCCTGGTACCGGGAAAGACTTTTTCAGACTAACCCAGGGAGCTCACTTGAATTATCTCAGACAGTGGATACACGCCGTGTTTTTATCGCATTCCATGCTTCTTTGCACGGTTTTGTAAGTGGGTGCAGGCCCCTCCTTTTTCTTGACAAGGTTCCGCTCAAAGCGACAAATGAGTACAAGTTGCTGGTTGCAGCTGCAGTTGATGCAGATGATGGTATCTTTCCAGTGGCATTTAATGTGGTTGAAGATGAAAGTTATGACAGCTGGGTTTGGTTCTTGATGCAGCTGAGGATTGCTCTCCAATATCACAACTACCCGTTGGATGCTATGACATTCTTGTCCAATGGACGAAAGGGACTGGATGCTGCTGTCCCACATGTGTTTGAAGATAGCCACCACGCCTTCTGTTTACATTATATCATGGAGGAATTCAGAGGAGAACTGAGGAAGGGACCATGGTCGCAACAGATAAGAGATGCGATGGTCGAGGATTTTACTCGTGCGGCCGAAGCATGTAGCGTTGATGAGTTTAATGCATCAATTCAGAGCATAAGGAATATATCCACTGAAGCTGCCGACTGGATCATTGCGAGTAAGCCAGAGCATTGGTCAGATGCCGTCTTCGGAGGCTGTCGGTATGACCATTTCTCATCGGACATTGTGGATGCATTTAATAACTGGATACCAACAAAGAAGGAGGGGTCGATGGTGCTGATGATAGACTCTCTGAGAATAAAAATAGCGGAGGTAATGGAAGCAAGGCGTGAAGCCTGCAAGTCATGGGAAGGGCCTTTAACGCCTTCCATGGATTTCAAAGCGCAGGGTGAGATGTCGAAGGCTAGTAAGCTGACCGTGCTGTGCTCTTCCGAGACTGTGTTTGAAGTGCGGGGCAGTGGTATTTTTGTTGTTAATCTTCGAAATTGGGAATGCACATGTCGGAGGTGGCAACTTTCCGGTCTCCCTTGTATGCATGCTGTTGCTGTGTTCAACAGGATTGGACGATCTTTCTACGACTACTGTTCCAAGTTTTTAAAAATAGAGAGCTACCATATGACATACTCAGGAACAATCCTCCCAATTCCTGACATGGATACCTTCGATTTTAGTGCTGGGGCAATGATCCCACCTCCCAAGCCTCGTACATCAGATAAACCGAGAAGAAAGAGGTTTAATCCGAACAAGGTAACCACTCTTATACGGCTATGTAGCAGGTGCAAGCAGGCAGGCCACAACAAGGCAACATGTGAAGCTGCTCTGTAGACAAAGCAAATTCTTCATCTACAGTATGTATAGCAGGTATATCTTGTCTTTGAACCTGCATTTTCTCCAATAAAATAACCACTTCCCTtgatctatctagttaggaaagtcATGTCCAAATTGGTCAATTTTGCTGGAAAAGTGACATCTTAAATGGTGGATGAAATTTCTCAGTGATGTTCAGGGTGATCTATTATATAATTAAAACGATAGAAAAGTAACGGTCCAGATATAACAATAAAGAAAGAGTAAAAAAAGAACGGTTACGATTTGCTTGAAAGAATACGTCTATATACATGTCTCCTTATCACATAAATTTCCAAAAAACAAATATAACTAGGTTCACTATTGGAATCGGGCAGACAAGAAAAACACAGGTGGACTCATATACAAGAGCTAACGTGGAGTCCGAACCTAATACATGTACGTGTCATAAGCCGTAATCAAAGGGATGGCTAGCTGACGTTAGCCAGCTGATGTTGGCAACAAATCAAAGACCAAGATTTTTTTAATCTAGAT harbors:
- the LOC123407111 gene encoding uncharacterized protein LOC123407111 → MTEGGIVVAICQHGGEFTSGPNGNLVYKGGEAHAVDVSREMPLDSFKDEVSKVFHVDVTDMSFKYFLPNNNRTLITISCDRDLQRMVDFTASAAQVDVFVISTGENRSVVTYTGPSTVKAGSNAQGDKRKRLPSKNKASKSNKKTPNATGAAVQANTHDVNQPRPAATINDYNEDFQLEFGHDVAFVTTTEAVSSAPDVMSQEKLALVDTTQRELIGPFDDSINAYDGSEIIIDPPQELTNNPTMFWDDIIKGVGQEFDNVKDFRAQLCKYSISKGFAYRFIKNETTRVTVKCVGDGCTWRLHASESSRSKKFVIKKMTDVHTCGGEGGEGQRRATRQWLTTIIKEKLRVNSLLKPKDLVKEIYEEYGVLLTYSQVWRGREVAQKEMFHVMRETFGHLPWYRERLFQTNPGSSLELSQTVDTRRVFIAFHASLHGFVSGCRPLLFLDKVPLKATNEYKLLVAAAVDADDGIFPVAFNVVEDESYDSWVWFLMQLRIALQYHNYPLDAMTFLSNGRKGLDAAVPHVFEDSHHAFCLHYIMEEFRGELRKGPWSQQIRDAMVEDFTRAAEACSVDEFNASIQSIRNISTEAADWIIASKPEHWSDAVFGGCRYDHFSSDIVDAFNNWIPTKKEGSMVLMIDSLRIKIAEVMEARREACKSWEGPLTPSMDFKAQGEMSKASKLTVLCSSETVFEVRGSGIFVVNLRNWECTCRRWQLSGLPCMHAVAVFNRIGRSFYDYCSKFLKIESYHMTYSGTILPIPDMDTFDFSAGAMIPPPKPRTSDKPRRKRFNPNKVTTLIRLCSRCKQAGHNKATCEAAL